A segment of the Pseudomonas versuta genome:
AGTTGCGCGCAAGTAAAGTTAAAGTCTTACTTGAAGTTTGGCATCTAAGGTCTAGAATTCGGTCGCATAGTTAAATTCCTGAAGCCGCGAAGGTGTCCCCTCTCGCGGCTTTGGGTTTCGCGGCCACAGTAGCCGTATCCAGAATCAGGAACATTCTGTTTATGTCGACCATGGCCCGCGTTGCCCTTTTGACCTTAGCATCACTGCTTGGTGCCTGTGCCAGCCACACACCGCCACCCCCCGTGGTTCAAAAGCAGGTCGTATTCTCCAACACCCCTGAAGACACTTCGCCGATTGCCGCGGATGTACTGTTTCGCGCCTTGGGTCTGGTGGGCACGCCCTATCGCTGGGGCGGTAATACCCCGGACTCAGGTTTTGATTGCAGTGGATTGATCAAGTACGTCTACAACGACGCCGCCGGAATTTCTTTGCCGCGCACCACCCGCGAGATGATCGTGATGCGGGCGCAGAGTGTGGGCAAAGACAAGTTGCAAACCGGTGACCTGCTATTTTTTGCCACCAGTGGTGGTTCGCAGGTCAGTCATGCGGGGATTTATGTGGGGGAGGGCCGCTTTGTGCATGCGCCTGCAACGGGCGGCACGGTCAAGCTGGACAGTCTGAACAAAGCCTACTGGCAGAAAGCTTATCTGAACGCCAAGCGCGTACTGCCGACTGAGCAGCATCTGGCGCACAACCCGTAATCGAAAGCCGAACCTGCAGGAGCGAGCTTGCTTGCCAGCAACCCCGCTCCTGCTGTTTTATTTCCCTGACACGCGCCAGATCTTGTTGCCGACATCATCTGCTACCAGCAGATCCCCCTGTTTATCAATCACGACTCCCACCGGACGGCCCATGGCTTTTTCATCGGCATTGAGAAAACCGGTCAGCACGTCCACCGGCAGGCCTTTGGGTTTGCCATCAGCGAACGGTACGAAGATCACTTTATAACCACTGTGGGGTTTACGGTTCCAGGATCCGTGCTGGCCAATAAATGCGCCTTGCGTAAATCCGGGCAGTTTGCTGCCTTCAGCAAAGCTGAGCCCCAGTGAGGCTGTATGCGGACCTACGGCATAGTCCGGTGCAATGGCTTTGGCCACCAGCTCCGGGTTTTGCGGGTTGACCCGTGCATCCACGTGTTGCCCGTAGTAGCTGTAAGGCCAGCCATAAAAGCCGCCATCCTGTACCGAAGTGATGTAGTCAGGCACCAGATCGCTGCCGATTTCGTCGCGCTCGTTAACCGCGGTCCAGAGTTTGCCGGTCACGGGCTCCCAGTCCATGCCGTTGGGGTTGCGCAAGCCTGAGGCGAAGATGCGGTGACTGCCGGTAGCAGGGTCCACTTCCCAGATCGCGGCGCGACCTTCTTCCTTGTCCAGGCCGTTCTCACCCACGTTGCTGTTGGAACCCACGCTCACATACAGTTTTTTGCCGTCGCGGCTGGCGATGACGTTCTTAGTCCAGTGATGGTTCAACGGGCCGCCGGGCAGATCGACGACTTTGACCGGCTGGGCGGTGATGGATTGCTCTGCGGCTTTATACGGGAAACGCAGTAGCTTGTCGGCGTCAGCGACATACAGATCATTACCCACCAGGGTCATGCCGAACGGGGAGTTAAGGTTGTCGATGAACACTGTGCGAGTGTCCGCCACACCGTCATGGTTGCTGTCGCGCAGCAGCGTGATCCGGTTGGCGCTCGGGACAGCGGCACCGGCCCGGCCCATGACTTTCTCCATCACCCAGCCACGGATACCTTTGCTGTCATCCGGCTTGGGCGGTGCATTGGTTTCTGCCACCAGCACATCACCGTTAGGTAATACGTAGAGCCAGCGTGGATGGTCGAGGCCTTCGGCGAAGGCGGTAACTTTCAGGCCCTGGGCAGCAGTCGGGGTGGCGCCCTCGGCCCAGCCTATGGCTGGCGCGATGTTGACCGTCGGAATCAGCGTCTTGTTCGGCTCCGGCAGTTTTGGCGAAGGGCCGGTGCCATCGACCACTTGCAGGGTCGAGCTCTCGCCGCAGGCGGCCAATCCTGCTGCAAGTATGATGACAACAGCGTGCTGGCGCTTGAGCATGAAAATCTCCATTGGTTCTTGGGCTTGTTAGTCATAGAGGAGCGTAGCTGCTCAAAGGTTCAAGTCGCTGCAGCCAGCTTTAATTGACGCTCCACCCCCAACCCTCTAACCTTCGCGGCTTGTTTCAGGTGCTCTGTGGCCACAGGTCGACAGGGTGAAACAGGGAAGCCGGTGAGGGCGTGTTTGATCCACACAACCGCTTTGATCCCGGCGCTGCCCCCGCAACGGTAAATGAGTAAAAACTGCGCTCAATGTCACTGTGTTTGCACACGGGAAGGCGCGTGGTCAGGGTTGCTCTGTTCAGGAGTATCCCGCTTGTGAGCCCGGAGACCGGCCTGATCCATCCAACACCTCGCGGCGGGCGATGGTGTGCTTTTTGTTGCAATGTCCCCCGCCTCCCGTTTGCATGATTGAGCCCCAACGGAGAGCTGCCATGAACGAATCCCCCGAACGCGACGAACGTCATCAGGCGCGCATGCTGCGCAAAAAAGCCGTTATGGATGAGCGCATTGCCAGCGCCCCTAACGAATGTGGGTTGCTGCTGGTACTGACCGGCAACGGCAAAGGCAAAAGCAGTTCGGCCTTTGGCATGCTGGCACGGGCCATGGGCCACGGCATGCAGTGCGGCGTGGTGCAGTTTATCAAGGGTCGCAACAGCACCGGCGAAGAGATTTTCTTCCGCCGTTTCCCTGAGCAAGTGCGCTACCACGTAATGGGCGAAGGCTTTACCTGGGAAACCCAGGACCGCCAGCGTGATATCGCCGCTGCCGAGGCCGCATGGGAAGTGTCCCGCGAGATGCTGCGCGACCCGTCCATCGGTCTGGTGGTGCTGGATGAACTGAATATCGCGCTCAAGCACGGCTATCTCGACCTGGAGCAAGTGCTGAGCGATCTGCAAGCCCGCCCGCCGATGCAGCATGTACTGGTCACCGGACGCGGCGCTAAACCCGAACTGATAGACCTGGCCGATACGGTGACTGAAATGGGTGTGATCAAACACGCCTTCCAGTCCGGTATCAAAGCCCAGAAAGGCATCGAATTGTGAGTGTTCAAGCATGAGAGAGTCGCGTCATTGCCCGGCGGTATTGATCGCCGCACCGGCCTCGGGCCAGGGCAAGACCACCGTCACCGCCGCCCTGGCCCGATTGCATCGCAATCAAGGGCGCAAGGTACGGGTATTCAAGTGTGGTCCGGATTTTCTCGATCCCATGATCCTCGAGCGCGCCAGCGGAGCGCCGGTATATCAGGTGGATTTGTGGATGGTGGGCGCCGATGAAAGTCGCCG
Coding sequences within it:
- the cobO gene encoding cob(I)yrinic acid a,c-diamide adenosyltransferase → MNESPERDERHQARMLRKKAVMDERIASAPNECGLLLVLTGNGKGKSSSAFGMLARAMGHGMQCGVVQFIKGRNSTGEEIFFRRFPEQVRYHVMGEGFTWETQDRQRDIAAAEAAWEVSREMLRDPSIGLVVLDELNIALKHGYLDLEQVLSDLQARPPMQHVLVTGRGAKPELIDLADTVTEMGVIKHAFQSGIKAQKGIEL
- a CDS encoding PQQ-dependent sugar dehydrogenase; translated protein: MLKRQHAVVIILAAGLAACGESSTLQVVDGTGPSPKLPEPNKTLIPTVNIAPAIGWAEGATPTAAQGLKVTAFAEGLDHPRWLYVLPNGDVLVAETNAPPKPDDSKGIRGWVMEKVMGRAGAAVPSANRITLLRDSNHDGVADTRTVFIDNLNSPFGMTLVGNDLYVADADKLLRFPYKAAEQSITAQPVKVVDLPGGPLNHHWTKNVIASRDGKKLYVSVGSNSNVGENGLDKEEGRAAIWEVDPATGSHRIFASGLRNPNGMDWEPVTGKLWTAVNERDEIGSDLVPDYITSVQDGGFYGWPYSYYGQHVDARVNPQNPELVAKAIAPDYAVGPHTASLGLSFAEGSKLPGFTQGAFIGQHGSWNRKPHSGYKVIFVPFADGKPKGLPVDVLTGFLNADEKAMGRPVGVVIDKQGDLLVADDVGNKIWRVSGK
- a CDS encoding C40 family peptidase; the encoded protein is MSTMARVALLTLASLLGACASHTPPPPVVQKQVVFSNTPEDTSPIAADVLFRALGLVGTPYRWGGNTPDSGFDCSGLIKYVYNDAAGISLPRTTREMIVMRAQSVGKDKLQTGDLLFFATSGGSQVSHAGIYVGEGRFVHAPATGGTVKLDSLNKAYWQKAYLNAKRVLPTEQHLAHNP